The following proteins are co-located in the Candidatus Poribacteria bacterium genome:
- a CDS encoding arylsulfatase — protein sequence MPNNHPNILLITTDQQRGDCLGLDSDGPDCLQTPNLDWIGRTGTHFRRGYAECPSCIPARRSLMTGTAPAANGGVGFRGAQWNPPHTLAGELSAAGYQTEMIGKLHLNPPRKRYGFDHLQLADATRGTNNDYVDWLQQYHRRNDVDPGMAHGVSANGWVGRPHHLPEEQMHTFWCVDRALDFLRKRDPAAPFFLNISFIDPHPPLTPPLHYYQRYIQRELPTPIVGDWAPEFEGAEKGLDPNAWEICLDDYDMKCARAAYYGMINFIDDQIGRLIQSAGGFRDCLVIFTSDHGEMLGDHNLYRKTWPYEASARVPFLMRAPARWGYPKETVCQSPVGLQDIMPTILDAAGIEIPDTCTGKSLLPVMRGETDRVRDCLHGEHSGCYEYKHGNHYLTDGDHKYIWYSQTGQEHLFNLQEDPHETRDLARSSEAERLLTPWRNRLIAFLKDRPEGFTDGTKLIVGQRHEALLPYYQPDATYPYL from the coding sequence ATGCCTAATAACCATCCAAATATTCTGTTAATTACTACCGACCAACAGCGTGGCGACTGTCTGGGTTTGGATTCAGACGGTCCTGATTGCTTGCAGACCCCAAACTTAGATTGGATCGGTCGTACTGGCACGCATTTTCGCCGTGGGTATGCCGAATGTCCGAGTTGTATTCCAGCGCGACGCAGTTTGATGACTGGCACCGCGCCAGCGGCTAACGGTGGTGTAGGTTTTAGAGGCGCGCAGTGGAACCCACCGCATACGTTAGCAGGTGAATTGTCGGCTGCCGGTTACCAAACCGAGATGATCGGCAAACTGCATCTGAACCCGCCGCGCAAGCGATATGGTTTCGATCATCTCCAACTGGCAGATGCCACCCGCGGGACCAATAACGACTATGTTGACTGGTTGCAACAGTATCACCGCCGCAACGACGTTGATCCGGGTATGGCTCACGGTGTTTCCGCCAACGGATGGGTCGGTCGCCCACATCATCTACCCGAAGAGCAGATGCACACTTTCTGGTGTGTTGACCGCGCCCTCGATTTTCTGCGAAAACGTGACCCGGCTGCGCCGTTTTTTCTCAATATCTCTTTCATAGATCCGCATCCACCACTGACGCCGCCGCTTCACTATTACCAACGCTATATCCAACGGGAGCTGCCTACACCTATAGTAGGCGACTGGGCACCGGAATTTGAAGGGGCAGAAAAAGGGTTGGATCCAAACGCTTGGGAAATTTGTCTTGACGATTACGACATGAAATGCGCCCGTGCTGCTTATTACGGGATGATCAATTTTATTGACGATCAAATCGGTCGTCTGATTCAGTCTGCTGGTGGATTCAGGGACTGCTTGGTCATCTTTACCTCCGACCACGGCGAGATGTTAGGTGATCACAACCTGTACCGTAAAACCTGGCCCTACGAAGCCTCCGCCCGAGTGCCTTTCCTCATGCGAGCACCGGCGAGATGGGGCTACCCGAAAGAGACCGTTTGTCAAAGTCCTGTCGGTCTACAAGACATCATGCCAACTATTCTGGATGCAGCGGGGATCGAAATTCCTGATACTTGTACCGGCAAAAGTTTGCTGCCTGTCATGCGCGGTGAGACAGATCGTGTACGGGACTGCCTACACGGTGAACACTCCGGGTGTTACGAATATAAACATGGGAACCACTATCTAACGGATGGAGACCATAAGTACATCTGGTATTCTCAGACCGGACAGGAACATCTCTTTAATCTTCAGGAGGATCCACACGAAACACGTGATCTGGCAAGGTCGAGCGAGGCTGAACGCCTTCTAACGCCGTGGCGGAATCGCCTAATTGCGTTTCTCAAAGACCGCCCTGAAGGTTTCACCGACGGTACAAAACTTATCGTCGGACAACGCCATGAGGCTCTGCTTCCGTACTATCAACCGGATGCCACCTATCCGTATTTGTGA